The bacterium genome includes the window CCTTCATCGCGTTATGATCCGGGAACAACGGACGGTCGATATCGAGATGATTCACCACGTTGCGAACCGCTTTCTTTGCCGCCATGGTGCCAAGCCCCGGCGTAAATTCGCGGAAGTCGAGCGCCTGTGCGGCCGCGATGAATTCGATCCCGAGAATGCCATAGGCATTGTCGATAATCTGCATCGTTTTGAGCGCGGTATTCCAACCCATACTGACGAAATCTTCCTGATCAGCGGCAGCGGGAATCGACTGAATGCTTGCCGGCGCCGAAAGAATCCGTTGTTCGACAATGAGCATATCGGCGGTATACTGACTGAGCATGTGCCCGGAGAACATGCCCGCTCCCTTCGTTAGAAACGCGGGGAGACCAACGCTAAGTGCCGGGTGGAGCAGTCGGTTGAGCCGTCGCTCGGACAATACACACACCATAGTAATGGCGGCGTCGAGCGAGTCGAGCGGAAGACTCATCGGACAACCTTGGAAATTCGCGCCGGACAATACAGTATCGTCTCCGGCGACAAAAATCGGGTTATCGCCGATGCCATTCAATTCGATCTCAAATTGTTCGCGGGTCCATCGTAATTGATCGCGGGCGGCACCGATTACCTGCGGAGTCGAACGCATGCTATAGGCATCCTGCACTTTCACCTTCATCTTGCCGGTGGTGAGGTCGGAGCCCTTCATTATCTTCCGCAGATTGTCCGCGCTCGTCATCGCCCCTTGGAAACCACGGAGGGAATGAATGCGCGCATCGTACGGCTTCATATTCGCGAGCAACGCTTCGAGCGACATTGCGGCGGCGATTTCCGCTTGTTTGAGCCAGCGTTCCATATCGTGTATCTGCATCGATCCGACCGAGCAGATAAAATTACTGCCGTTAATTGCCGCTAACCCGTCGCGCACTTCAAGCCCGGGAATCGCGATCCCGGCTTTCGCCATCGCATTTGCCGTCGGCATCCGCACGCCCTGATAAAACGCTTCCCCTTCGCCGAGCAACGAGAGCGCAATCTGGGACATCGGTGCGAGGTCGCCGCAAGCGCCGACGCTTCCCTTATTGCAGACGACCGGCGTCACGCCTTTGTTCAGCATTTCGACATAGGTCATCGTGATTTCGGGACGACACGCGGAGTAACCCTGTGAATGAACGTTGATGCGGGCAAGCATCGCCGCGCGGACATGTTCGACCGGCATCGGTTCGCCGATTCCCGCGGCATGATTAAAGACGAGATACTTTTGGAAGTCGCGGGTCTGTTCGTCGTTCAATACGATTTCTGCCAATTCACCGATTCCGGTATTGACACCGTACATCACTTCTTTTTTGGCGACTTTACGATTCAGAAATTCGCGGCAGACTTTGATTTTTTCGAGAGCTTCGGGGGCGAGTACGACCGGTTCGAGATTGCGAGCGACCGCAACGACATCGTGTACGGTAAGTTTACGGTTTCCGCCGACGGTTATGGACATCGGATTCTCCTTACATGGGAAATCGTCACTGCAGAGCGGTGACAAGACATATTCGTGAGCGTGTTCGGTTTCCGGTTTGGTAGGAAAGAGGTTCGGCGGGTTCACACGCTGTGAAGTTATCCCATCCTAATTTGCGAAAAATCTCAGGGAGGGTCAAGTAATTGTCACTTTAACGCGACTTTGTGATTGTTATCACATGTTATTGTTTCGTCTAAGTTTTATGCTCTTGGTTATGAGACATTCTTCGATAAAATTACAATGTTTCTGCTGTATTGCCAAAGCAAAACGAGCGCACCTTTTCCCAATTGTCTCTCATCCTTGGCGCTACCATTTCCATCCCTGCAACATCTCAATATCGGAGGTCGTATGAAACGGCTTGTGATTTTCTTGTTAACTTGTTTTGTGATGATTACTAATAGTTTTGGTGCTTCAAATGACGACTTGAGAGGTGACCGTGTCGAAGTAAAGTTCTCACGGAGCTTCTATAACACACTCATCCAATTACACGACGGTTGGATTCCCAATCCGAGCGGCAACTCCCAAATTGACGCGCTGATGACGAAACATCAGGTAACGAAACTAGAACCGTACTTTTCTCATGATCCGATTTCGATGAAAAATGAAAGCTTCTTTGCGTTAGAAATGGAAACGATCTACAAGTTCGTTCTACCCTTCGAGGACGCCGACAAAAATCGTTACGTAGATATATCTGACATTGTCCAAGCACTCAAGAATATCGAGGGTGTTGAATTTGTTGAGTTACCGGTGTTTCAAGAAGCTCACTTCACCCCCAATGACCCGTACATGACTACCAACCGGATGTGGGGTTTGGATTCGATGCATTGCCGTCAAGCGTGGGATTACCAGCAGGGAAATCGAACAGCATTAGCAGTTACCATCGATACCGGGGTCTGGTGGGAACATCCGGATTTAATTGGTGCAATGTCGGTAAACCCCTTGGAAGATTACAATCACAACGGATACTTCGATCCCGAATACGATAACGATGGTATCGATAATGACGGTAACGGATTTATCGATGATGTTATTGGCTGGGACTTTATGAGTCACAGTGTGAGCGGTCACCCGAGTATGCAGCCAGCCCCCGGTGAAGATTATTCTCCCCGCGACAATTGGCCTACTGATTTTCACGGTCATGGTACCCATGTTTGCGGTACCTTGGCGGCAAGATCCAATAACGCCACCGGAATTCCCTCTGCCGGTTTTAACGTTAAAACGATGGCGGTGCGGGCAGGATTTGGGTATCTCAAAAGTACTGGTGGTTTTGCGGGTGGGGGCTATGACGACGACTTTGCTGCGGCGATCCAATACTCGGTGAATTGCGGTGCAAGAATTATAAGCATTAGTTACGGAGGAACTGGCTCGTCGAGTGCTTATCAAACTGCAGTCAATTATGCCCGTAGAAACAATTGTTTGGTGTTTGCGTCGGCTGGCAATGAAAATAGATCTACATTAACCTATCCCGCTGCGTGTAACGGTGTGGTAGCAGTTGCGGCTTTACAAACCCAACACCGTCGAGCCGATTTTTCTAATTACGGCACTTGGGTCGATATCGCAGCACCAGGTGTTAGCATCTGGTCAACATTGCTAACAAACGCCTACAACACCGGGCCCTATTCGTCTAAGGACGGCACATCGATGGCGTGCCCTAATGTTGCGTCGGTTGCGGCATTGGTTTTAGCTCACCGGCCCACCTTAACGGACGATGAATTAGAACAGGTCTTGTATTCTACTGCGACCAACATCGCATCGTTTAATCATGCAAGCTTTAACGGACTATTAGGTCGCGGCTGTGTCGATGCCGCAAGGGCTCTCACTGCAATAGCACCCGTGACCGTGACCTATCCAAATGGTGGCGAGCATTTCTATGGAAACGATATTTGGCCAATTCGGTTTGTTACGAATGGGATAGCCAATGTTAATATTCATCTTGACCGGGATTTCCCGTCAGGTTCTTGGGAACAAATCGCCGCTAATATCCCAGCATCTTCCAACACATTTGATTGGACTGTTACCTACCCGGTTACAAACAATGCCCGGATTCGGGTGGTGAATTCAGCAAATCCTGCACAAGGTGACACGAGCGGAGCCGATTTTTACATCGAAGCAACCAGTTACCTTCCCTACTATCAACATTTCAGCACAACCACCTTTCCTCCGGCGGGATGGTCGCAAAACTCAACCAATATCCACCAAAGATGGCAGCGCTCTACGCATGCAAATGCAAATGATGGCGTTGCACAGATGTATTTTGGGACATCCGGTGAAATCAATGATCGCTATTTCCTTTGGTCGAGTCCTTTTTCAACCATGAGTCGGGTCGGGGCA containing:
- a CDS encoding aromatic amino acid ammonia-lyase is translated as MSITVGGNRKLTVHDVVAVARNLEPVVLAPEALEKIKVCREFLNRKVAKKEVMYGVNTGIGELAEIVLNDEQTRDFQKYLVFNHAAGIGEPMPVEHVRAAMLARINVHSQGYSACRPEITMTYVEMLNKGVTPVVCNKGSVGACGDLAPMSQIALSLLGEGEAFYQGVRMPTANAMAKAGIAIPGLEVRDGLAAINGSNFICSVGSMQIHDMERWLKQAEIAAAMSLEALLANMKPYDARIHSLRGFQGAMTSADNLRKIMKGSDLTTGKMKVKVQDAYSMRSTPQVIGAARDQLRWTREQFEIELNGIGDNPIFVAGDDTVLSGANFQGCPMSLPLDSLDAAITMVCVLSERRLNRLLHPALSVGLPAFLTKGAGMFSGHMLSQYTADMLIVEQRILSAPASIQSIPAAADQEDFVSMGWNTALKTMQIIDNAYGILGIEFIAAAQALDFREFTPGLGTMAAKKAVRNVVNHLDIDRPLFPDHNAMK